One Brassica napus cultivar Da-Ae chromosome A5, Da-Ae, whole genome shotgun sequence DNA window includes the following coding sequences:
- the LOC106405745 gene encoding probable polygalacturonase At3g15720 isoform X2: MFLENRKLSHYIYDLNVHIRIHLSIPFHIRILSATVGKYPLNMTKTWFLNFSVFILKFFAYSKALDVTQHGAVGDGVTDDSQAFLKAWEAVCSGTGDGQLIVPAGMSFMLQPLKFQGSCKSTPIAVQILGTLVASSRGDWKGDKNQWILFSDIEGLVVDGNGKINGQGSSWWQHKGSSRPTGLKFKNCNNLRLRGLTHVDSAMAHIHINGCNDVTISNLRINAPESSPNTDGIDIAASSNVVIQDCVIATGDDCIAINSGTANIRISGIDCGPGHGISIGSLGKDEGVASVEDICVQNCNFRGTMNGARIKTWPGGSGYARRITFNGITLDNVENPIIIDQHYKHGDSDKSTDDKSSAVEVSKVVYSNFVGTSRSEYGVNFRCSTRAPCTEIFLKDVKIETASSGMGQVAQGQCLNVRGGVTTLAVPGLECLALSTDWGTLPEQACMLPQQSGQPDTRPSQDPLWVIWVYGSGGKHLGVYSVVLTSLINLFWF; encoded by the exons atgttcttagaaaatagaaaactttctcattatatatatgatttaaatgtaCATATACGTATTCACTTATCCATTCCATTTCATATACGTATATTGTCTGCTACTGTCGGGAAATATCCGCTTAACATG ACGAAGACTTGGTTCTTAAACTTTTCAGTGTTCATTCTCAAGTTCTTCGCATATTCGAAAGCTTTGGATGTTACTCAACATGGAGCTGTTGGAGATGGAGTTACAGACGATTCTCAG GCGTTCTTGAAAGCCTGGGAAGCTGTTTGTAGCGGGACCGGAGATGGGCAGCTTATCGTTCCGGCAGGAATGTCATTTATGTTACAGCCCTTGAAGTTTCAAGGTTCTTGCAAATCGACCCCTATTGCTGTTCAG ATCTTGGGCACTCTCGTTGCATCGAGTAGAGGGGATTGGAAAGGAGACAAAAACCAATGGATTCTCTTCTCAGACATAGAAGGGCTTGTGGTTGATGGTAACGGCAAAATAAACGGCCAGGGTTCGAGCTGGTGGCAACACAAAGGCAGTTCTAGACCAACC GGATTGAAGTTCAAGAACTGCAACAATCTTAGACTTCGTGGCTTAACTCACGTAGATAGTGCGATGGCACACATTCACATAAACGGTTGCAACGATGTAACCATCTCAAATCTCCGGATAAATGCACCAGAATCAAGTCCTAACACCGATGGCATCGATATAGCCGCTTCATCCAATGTTGTCATCCAAGACTGCGTAATCGCCACTG GTGACGATTGCATTGCTATAAACTCGGGGACGGCTAACATCAGAATCTCCGGTATAGATTGCGGACCAGGCCATGGAATAAG CATAGGAAGCTTAGGAAAAGATGAAGGGGTAGCTTCAGTGGAGGATATATGTGTCCAAAACTGTAACTTTAGAGGAACTATGAATGGAGCTAGGATCAAAACCTGGCCG GGAGGATCTGGATACGCAAGAAGGATTACTTTCAATGGAATTACTCTAGATAATGTCGAGAATCCAATCATTATCGATCAGCATTACAAACATGGAGATTCTGATAAATCCACTGATGATAAG TCCTCGGCGGTGGAAGTGAGCAAAGTTGTGTATAGTAACTTCGTGGGGACGTCCAGATCAGAGTACGGTGTTAACTTTAGGTGCAGCACGAGAGCACCATGCACAGAGATTTTTCTGAAAGATGTGAAAATAGAAACGGCATCGTCAGGAATGGGACAAGTAGCGCAAGGACAGTGTTTAAACGTGAGAGGCGGTGTGACAACACTTGCGGTACCAGGTTTGGAGTGTTTAGCACTTTCCACAGATTGGGGGACACTGCCGGAACAAGCTTGTATGTTGCCGCAGCAATCAGGGCAGCCAGATACACGACCGTCGCAAGATCCGTTATGGGTAATATGGGTTTATGGAAGCGGAGGAAAACATTTAGGAGTATATAGTGTCGTATTAACTTCATTAATTAATCTCTTTtggttttaa
- the LOC106405745 gene encoding probable polygalacturonase At3g15720 isoform X1, whose translation MQTKTWFLNFSVFILKFFAYSKALDVTQHGAVGDGVTDDSQAFLKAWEAVCSGTGDGQLIVPAGMSFMLQPLKFQGSCKSTPIAVQILGTLVASSRGDWKGDKNQWILFSDIEGLVVDGNGKINGQGSSWWQHKGSSRPTGLKFKNCNNLRLRGLTHVDSAMAHIHINGCNDVTISNLRINAPESSPNTDGIDIAASSNVVIQDCVIATGDDCIAINSGTANIRISGIDCGPGHGISIGSLGKDEGVASVEDICVQNCNFRGTMNGARIKTWPGGSGYARRITFNGITLDNVENPIIIDQHYKHGDSDKSTDDKSSAVEVSKVVYSNFVGTSRSEYGVNFRCSTRAPCTEIFLKDVKIETASSGMGQVAQGQCLNVRGGVTTLAVPGLECLALSTDWGTLPEQACMLPQQSGQPDTRPSQDPLWVIWVYGSGGKHLGVYSVVLTSLINLFWF comes from the exons ATGCAGACGAAGACTTGGTTCTTAAACTTTTCAGTGTTCATTCTCAAGTTCTTCGCATATTCGAAAGCTTTGGATGTTACTCAACATGGAGCTGTTGGAGATGGAGTTACAGACGATTCTCAG GCGTTCTTGAAAGCCTGGGAAGCTGTTTGTAGCGGGACCGGAGATGGGCAGCTTATCGTTCCGGCAGGAATGTCATTTATGTTACAGCCCTTGAAGTTTCAAGGTTCTTGCAAATCGACCCCTATTGCTGTTCAG ATCTTGGGCACTCTCGTTGCATCGAGTAGAGGGGATTGGAAAGGAGACAAAAACCAATGGATTCTCTTCTCAGACATAGAAGGGCTTGTGGTTGATGGTAACGGCAAAATAAACGGCCAGGGTTCGAGCTGGTGGCAACACAAAGGCAGTTCTAGACCAACC GGATTGAAGTTCAAGAACTGCAACAATCTTAGACTTCGTGGCTTAACTCACGTAGATAGTGCGATGGCACACATTCACATAAACGGTTGCAACGATGTAACCATCTCAAATCTCCGGATAAATGCACCAGAATCAAGTCCTAACACCGATGGCATCGATATAGCCGCTTCATCCAATGTTGTCATCCAAGACTGCGTAATCGCCACTG GTGACGATTGCATTGCTATAAACTCGGGGACGGCTAACATCAGAATCTCCGGTATAGATTGCGGACCAGGCCATGGAATAAG CATAGGAAGCTTAGGAAAAGATGAAGGGGTAGCTTCAGTGGAGGATATATGTGTCCAAAACTGTAACTTTAGAGGAACTATGAATGGAGCTAGGATCAAAACCTGGCCG GGAGGATCTGGATACGCAAGAAGGATTACTTTCAATGGAATTACTCTAGATAATGTCGAGAATCCAATCATTATCGATCAGCATTACAAACATGGAGATTCTGATAAATCCACTGATGATAAG TCCTCGGCGGTGGAAGTGAGCAAAGTTGTGTATAGTAACTTCGTGGGGACGTCCAGATCAGAGTACGGTGTTAACTTTAGGTGCAGCACGAGAGCACCATGCACAGAGATTTTTCTGAAAGATGTGAAAATAGAAACGGCATCGTCAGGAATGGGACAAGTAGCGCAAGGACAGTGTTTAAACGTGAGAGGCGGTGTGACAACACTTGCGGTACCAGGTTTGGAGTGTTTAGCACTTTCCACAGATTGGGGGACACTGCCGGAACAAGCTTGTATGTTGCCGCAGCAATCAGGGCAGCCAGATACACGACCGTCGCAAGATCCGTTATGGGTAATATGGGTTTATGGAAGCGGAGGAAAACATTTAGGAGTATATAGTGTCGTATTAACTTCATTAATTAATCTCTTTtggttttaa
- the LOC106405746 gene encoding putative F-box protein At3g17620 has protein sequence MNNLSKDLLEDILSRVPKTSLIKLRSTCKKWNTLSKDETFTKKHLAQSPPRTSKGEILAIVLINCSLRLMSVNLNDCDHPSIKLTGTLISLNSSDKLDITQVYHCEGLLLCVTEDYTRLVLWNPYTGEARWISVDHSKYAHALGFEEGNSCRAYKVLRFAHRVHEIYYVSSDSWRVLDVTPDWKMEVDGESNSNNYGVSLKGNVYWFAQDKEAGGNVPGFLLCFDFTTERFAPRLPLPFESYFEDEVTLSSVGEEQLAVLFQNLHTYEMEVWVTTKIEPDGVSWSKFLAVDMSPLTWFQFFSGGSFLIDEERRVVVVFDGDKNVSETSRNTAYFIGEDDYFKEVDLGEVTTCEVFPHAFSYVPSSVQINQTT, from the coding sequence ATGAACAATCTTTCAAAGGACTTGTTGGAGGATATCCTCTCTAGGGTTCCGAAGACATCTCTGATAAAACTCCGATCTACTTGCAAAAAGTGGAACACTTTGTCCAAAGATGAGACCTTTACAAAGAAGCATCTTGCTCAATCACCACCAAGAACAAGTAAAGGTGAGATTTTGGCGATCGTATTGATTAACTGCAGTCTTCGTTTGATGAGCGTCAATCTCAATGACTGCGATCATCCATCGATAAAGCTTACAGGTACTCTCATTAGCCTGAACAGTTCAGATAAACTCGATATCACTCAGGTATATCACTGCGAGGGTTTACTGTTATGCGTCACTGAAGACTACACAAGGCTCGTGCTTTGGAACCCTTATACAGGGGAAGCTCGGTGGATATCCGTTGACCATAGTAAGTATGCTCATGCTCTCGGATTCGAAGAGGGCAACTCGTGCCGTGCGTATAAAGTCTTGAGATTTGCTCATCGTGTGCATGAGATATACTATGTAAGCTCTGATTCTTGGAGGGTTCTTGATGTCACTCCAGACTGGAAGATGGAAGTGGACGGTGAGTCTAATTCTAATAACTATGGCGTGTCTCTGAAGGGAAACGTGTACTGGTTTGCTCAAGACAAGGAAGCAGGAGGAAACGTTCCCGGTTTTTTACTCTGTTTTGATTTCACAACAGAGAGGTTTGCTCCGCGTTTGCCTCTGCCGTTTGAGTCTTACTTTGAAGATGAGGTGACTCTATCTAGTGTTGGAGAAGAGCAGCTTGCTGTGTTGTTTCAGAACTTGCATACGTATGAGATGGAGGTATGGGTTACGACCAAGATTGAGCCTGATGGGGTGTCTTGGAGCAAGTTCTTGGCGGTGGATATGTCGCCACTCACTTGGTTTCAGTTCTTTAGTGGTGGGAGTTTCCTTATTGATGAGGAGAGGAGAGTCGTAGTAGTTTTTGATGGAGATAAAAATGTGTCGGAAACTAGTCGTAACACAGCTTACTTCATTGGAGAAGATGATTACTTTAAGGAAGTTGATCTTGGAGAAGTTACTACATGCGAAGTGTTCCCTCATGCCTTCTCTTATGTTCCAAGTTCAGTGCAGATCAACCAAACTACATGA
- the LOC106430547 gene encoding putative F-box protein At3g17620 has product MHSDGDIRGTLTNSTTSNPKQNCLSSNGCLSICVNMRAVWGTPSVTRCLNCPKLFQSGLRHTGHALGYEKDKWCRVYKILRFAGNVHEIYALKSSDSWRVLDVSPDWDIGYDNHGVSLKGNTYWYAKVARVGFLLCFDFTRERFGQLLPLPFECFSEDAVILSSVGEEQQQLAVLFQHRETFEMEVWVTTNVEPDAVSWSMFFAVDMGPLTGFRFNTGGSFVVDEENAAVVVFDEGKNVEKPTRNAAYIVGFGESSYFREVDLGKITTGKEGFPHACSYVPSSVQTSCEPMAYIYIYILIWFVEVSIF; this is encoded by the exons ATGCATTCTGATGGTGACATACGAGGCACGTTAACGAACTCTACTACGAGCAACCCGAAGCAAAACTGCCTGAGCTCAAACG GATGCCTTTCTATATGTGTGAATATGCGTGCTGTGTGGGGAACGCCGAGCGTTACCAGA TGTCTTAATTGTCCAAAGCTATTCCAGTCTGGCCTAAGACATACTGGTCATGCTCTCGGGTACGAGAAAGACAAGTGGTGCCGCGTCTATAAGATCTTGAGATTTGCTGGAAATGTTCACGAAATCTATGCGTTGAAGAGCTCTGATTCTTGGAGGGTTCTTGATGTTAGTCCAGACTGGGATATAGGTTATGACAACCACGGCGTTTCATTGAAAGGAAACACGTACTGGTACGCTAAGGTAGCAAGAGTAGGTTTCTTGCTCTGTTTCGATTTCACGAGAGAGAGATTCGGACAGCTTCTGCCTCTGCCGTTTGAGTGTTTTTCAGAAGATGCTGTGATTCTGTCTAGTGTTGGAGAAGAGCAGCAGCAGCTTGCAGTTTTGTTTCAGCATCGTGAGACGTTTGAGATGGAGGTTTGGGTTACGACTAATGTTGAGCCTGATGCTGTGTCTTGGAGCATGTTCTTTGCGGTTGATATGGGGCCGTTGACTGGTTTTAGGTTTAACACTGGTGGGAGTTTCGTCGTAGACGAGGAGAATGCAGCTGTGGTTGTTTTTGATGAAGGTAAGAATGTGGAGAAACCGACTCGCAACGCAGCTTACATCGTTGGATTTGGAGAGAGTAGTTACTTCAGGGAAGTTGATTTAGGGAAGATTACAACAGGGAAAGAGGGTTTTCCGCATGCTTGCTCCTATGTTCCAAGTTCAGTGCAAACTTCATGCGAACCAatggcatatatatatatatatatattgatttggtTTGTTGAAGTTAGTATATTTTGA
- the LOC125575256 gene encoding oleoyl-acyl carrier protein thioesterase 1, chloroplastic-like, producing MRKLNLIWVTSRMHIEIYRYPAWGDVVEIETWCQSEGRIGTRRDWILKDIANAEVTGRATRLAFPEEENNRSLKKIPTLEDLAKYSIIGLKPRRADLDMNHHVNNFTYIGWILEVSVIIRRECQQDDVVDSLTTSKNGSATSGTQSHNDSQFLSGDGQEINCGTTLWRKKPSR from the exons ATGAGGAAACTGAATCTCATTTGGGTCACTTCGAGAATGCACATTGAGATCTACAGATATCCAGCTTg GGGTGATGTGGTTGAGATAGAGACATGGTGTCAGAGTGAAGGAAGGATCGGGACAAGGCGTGATTGGATTCTTAAGGACATTGCTAACGCTGAAGTCACTGGCCGTGCTACTAG ATTAGCATTTCCTGAGGAGGAAAATAACAGAAGCTTGAAGAAAATCCCCACACTCGAAGATCTAGCCAAGTACTCAATCATTGGACTAAAg CCAAGACGAGCTGATCTCGACATGAACCATCATGTCAATAATTTCACCTATATTGGATGGATTCTTGAGGTTAGTGTCATCATCAg ACGAGAATGTCAGCAAGACGATGTGGTGGATTCACTCACCACCTCAAAGAATGGCTCTGCAACATCAGGCACACAAAGCCACAACGATAGCCAGTTCTTATCTGGAGATGGTCAGGAGATCAACTGTGGGACAACCCTGTGGAGAAAGAAGCCCTCCAGATAG
- the LOC125608688 gene encoding putative F-box protein At3g17620, producing the protein MKNATLAALSSSLSRVCHCDGLLLCTTEAYSWLAVWNPFTSQTRWICVEPISIRHRKIWYSHALGYEKGKSCRVYKILRFAGNVHEVYTLKSSDSWRALDVSPDWDIGYDNHGVSFQGNTYWYAKVAGGVGFLLCFDFTGERFGQLLPLPFECFSEDSVILSSVGGEQQQLAVLFQHRETFEMEVWVTTKVEPDAVSWSMFFAVDMGPLTGFRFNTGGSFVVDEENAAVVVFDEGKNVEKPTRNTAYIVGFGESSYFREVDLGKITSGKEGFPHACSYVPSSVQTS; encoded by the coding sequence ATGAAGAATGCAACTTTGGCTGCGCTTTCAAGCAGCCTCTCTCGAGTGTGTCACTGCGACGGTTTGTTGCTATGCACAACCGAAGCCTACTCATGGCTCGCCGTTTGGAACCCTTTCACAAGTCAAACTCGGTGGATTTGCGTTGAGCCTATATCAATTCGCCACAGGAAGATTTGGTACTCTCATGCTCTCGGGTACGAGAAAGGCAAGTCGTGCCGCGTCTATAAGATCTTGAGATTTGCTGGAAATGTTCACGAAGTCTATACGTTGAAGAGCTCTGATTCTTGGAGGGCTCTTGATGTTAGTCCAGACTGGGATATAGGTTACGATAACCACGGCGTTTCCTTTCAAGGAAACACGTACTGGTACGCTAAGGTAGCAGGAGGAGTAGGTTTCTTGCTCTGTTTCGATTTCACGGGAGAGAGATTCGGACAGCTTCTGCCTCTGCCGTTTGAGTGTTTTTCAGAAGATTCTGTGATTCTGTCTAGTGTTGGAGGAGAGCAGCAGCAGCTTGCGGTTTTGTTTCAGCATCGTGAGACGTTTGAGATGGAGGTTTGGGTTACGACTAAGGTTGAGCCTGATGCTGTGTCGTGGAGCATGTTCTTTGCGGTTGATATGGGGCCATTGACTGGGTTTAGGTTTAACACTGGTGGGAGTTTCGTCGTAGACGAGGAGAATGCAGCTGTGGTTGTCTTTGATGAAGGTAAGAATGTGGAGAAACCGACTCGCAACACAGCTTACATCGTTGGGTTTGGAGAGAGTAGTTACTTCAGGGAAGTTGATTTAGGGAAGATTACATCAGGGAAAGAGGGTTTTCCGCATGCGTGCTCCTATGTTCCAAGTTCAGTGCAAACTTCATGA
- the LOC125608689 gene encoding uncharacterized protein LOC125608689 — translation MAAPVPEGSPLKVADEATSQAMQFGKKSFVKAVQQKHVLMSHDVKVEDVDGTQTVEIPDDLLVNTVPLWEDFLEGRFLDPAPHVAKIHILVNKIWPLGNKNVKIDVYAVNERTVKFRICDQQTRIRVLRRGVWNIAGIPMILSKWAPLTEKENEETEVKIVPMWVTMKNVPYSMYSWKGLGFIASSIGKPVRLHPETELCSNFEEAKVFVNANMTKPLPSGYRFRSKSGINADVKFTYPWNPIKCSLCAKWGHKDKECSKKIMNETEEGTEQGKEREPQREKTVERLCRPKVVEEVETISEAVTGREVEKQIDKSVEDEEPTVGKSGSCELQGGLRDKANYEVDVSMETEKDWSNVSPGKVGRSVEKHDAQTVISPSRFQLLAEADDDDDDAQSTTQESVVKDGNLSTGNLVDDAEEGEILQHDGENLQPKKDGKVSKPARPARVTLRVSSQSAVSRNIKP, via the coding sequence ATGGCGGCGCCGGTACCGGAGGGCTCACCTCTGAAGGTCGCAGATGAGGCTACAAGTCAGGCTATGCAGTTTGGTAAAAAGTCATTTGTAAAAGCGGTTCAACAGAAACATGTTCTGATGAGCCACGACGTTAAAGTTGAAGATGTAGACGGTACTCAGACGGTAGAGATACCTGATGATCTTCTCGTCAATACAGTTCCCTTGTGGGAGGATTTTCTTGAAGGAAGGTTCCTGGATCCTGCTCCTCACGTGGCTAAGATCCATATTCTTGTTAACAAGATATGGCCTCTaggaaataaaaatgttaagatCGATGTGTATGCCGTGAACGAAAGAACGGTGAAGTTCAGGATCTGTGATCAGCAAACTAGGATCCGTGTCCTGCGGCGTGGAGTGTGGAATATTGCGGGCATCCCGATGATACTCTCTAAATGGGCTCCACTGACAgaaaaagagaatgaagaaaCTGAGGTGAAGATTGTACCCATGTGGGTTACAATGAAAAACGTTCCATATAGCATGTATTCTTGGAAGGGACTTGGCTTTATAGCCAGCTCTATCGGGAAACCGGTGAGATTACATCCAGAAACAGAGTTATGTTCAAACTTCGAGGAGGCCAAGGTGTTTGTGAATGCGAACATGACAAAACCACTGCCATCAGGTTATCGGTTCCGTTCCAAGTCTGGGATTAATGCTGATGTAAAGTTCACCTATCCTTGGAATCCTATTAAGTGCTCTCTTTGCGCGAAATGGGGACATAAGGACAAAGAATGcagcaaaaaaataatgaatgaaACAGAGGAAGGAACTGAACAGGGTAAGGAAAGGGAACCTCAAAGGGAGAAAACAGTTGAGAGATTGTGCCGTCCTAAGGTGGTGGAGGAGGTAGAGACAATTTCTGAGGCTGTCACGGGAAGagaagttgaaaaacaaatagaTAAATCAGTGGAAGATGAGGAACCTACTGTGGGAAAAAGTGGAAGCTGCGAACTGCAAGGTGGTTTACGTGACAAAGCAAACTATGAGGTTGACGTAAGCATGGAGACAGAGAAAGACTGGTCGAATGTTTCGCCAGGCAAAGTTGGAAGATCAGTAGAGAAGCATGATGCTCAAACAGTAATCTCTCCATCCCGGTTTCAACTATTAGCAGAagcagatgatgatgatgatgatgcgcAAAGCACAACTCAGGAATCAGTGGTGAAAGATGGAAATTTATCTACAGGTAACCTAGTGGATGATGCAGAGGAGGGAGAAATTCTGCAACACGATGGTGAGAACCTGCAACCAAAAAAGGACGGGAAGGTTTCAAAGCCAGCCCGACCAGCGAGAGTAACACTTCGTGTAAGCTCTCAGTCTGCTGTGTCTAGGAATATCAAACCT